In one window of Campylobacter hepaticus DNA:
- a CDS encoding flagellin A: protein MGFRINTNVAALNAKANSDLNAKNLDKSLERLSSGLRINSAADDASGMAIADSLRSQASTLGQAISNGNDALGILQTADKAMDEQLKILDTIKTKATQAAQDGQSLKTRTMLQADINRLMEQLDNIANTTEFNGKQLLSGGFINQEFQVGSSSNQTIKATIGATQSSKIGVTRFETGSQSFTSDKVDLVIKNYNGVDDFKFDSVIISTSVGTGLGALAEEINKNADKTGVRATYDVRTVGAYAIKEGKTSDTFGINGVTIGKVEYKNGDENGALVSAINSVKDTTGVEASRDENGRLVLTSRDGRGIKIEGDIGVSSGILNRQKENYGRLSLVKNDGRDINISGSGLSAIGMGNSDMISQTSVSLRESKGQIDANVADAMGFNSFNGGGKQIIVGYSSITAYMSSDGSGFSQGSGFSAMSTTLEKGVVVISALSSGSAVYTISAGSGFSEGSNNSQFARLKTSIGNAAGATKETAGVTTLKGAMAVMDIAQTAITNLDQIRADIGSVQNQLQVTINNITVTQVNVKSAESQIRDVDFASESANYSKANILAQSGSYAMAQANASQQNVLRLLQ, encoded by the coding sequence ATGGGATTTCGTATCAATACTAATGTCGCAGCACTTAATGCTAAAGCTAATTCTGATCTTAATGCTAAAAATTTAGATAAGTCTCTTGAAAGACTAAGTTCAGGTCTTAGAATCAACTCAGCAGCAGACGATGCTTCTGGTATGGCTATAGCAGATTCTTTGCGTTCTCAAGCTTCTACTTTAGGTCAAGCTATATCTAATGGTAATGATGCTTTAGGTATACTACAAACTGCAGATAAGGCTATGGATGAACAGCTTAAAATTTTAGATACTATTAAAACTAAAGCAACTCAAGCAGCTCAAGATGGTCAAAGTTTAAAAACAAGAACCATGCTTCAAGCAGATATTAACCGTCTTATGGAGCAACTTGATAATATCGCAAATACTACTGAGTTTAATGGCAAGCAATTATTAAGTGGTGGTTTTATCAATCAAGAATTTCAAGTTGGTTCAAGTTCAAATCAAACCATAAAAGCTACCATAGGGGCAACCCAGTCTTCTAAAATAGGTGTAACAAGATTTGAAACAGGTTCTCAAAGTTTTACTTCAGATAAAGTGGATCTTGTGATTAAAAATTACAATGGTGTAGATGATTTTAAATTTGATAGTGTCATCATTTCAACTTCTGTTGGAACAGGTCTTGGAGCTTTGGCTGAAGAGATTAATAAAAATGCCGATAAAACAGGAGTAAGGGCTACTTATGATGTAAGAACTGTAGGAGCTTATGCTATAAAAGAAGGAAAAACATCTGATACTTTTGGTATCAATGGAGTAACTATAGGTAAGGTTGAATATAAAAATGGAGATGAAAATGGTGCTTTAGTCTCAGCTATTAACTCAGTTAAAGATACTACAGGAGTAGAAGCTTCAAGGGATGAAAACGGTAGATTGGTTCTTACTTCAAGAGATGGTAGAGGTATTAAAATAGAAGGAGATATTGGTGTTAGTTCTGGTATATTAAATAGACAAAAGGAAAATTATGGTCGTTTGTCTTTAGTGAAAAATGATGGTAGAGATATTAATATAAGCGGGTCAGGTCTTTCAGCTATAGGTATGGGGAATAGTGATATGATTTCTCAAACTTCGGTATCTTTAAGAGAATCAAAAGGTCAAATTGATGCTAATGTTGCGGATGCTATGGGATTTAATTCTTTTAATGGAGGGGGAAAACAGATCATCGTTGGTTATAGCTCAATAACTGCTTATATGTCTAGCGATGGTTCAGGTTTTTCTCAAGGTTCAGGTTTTTCAGCAATGTCTACTACTTTAGAGAAAGGTGTTGTTGTTATTTCTGCTTTATCATCTGGTTCTGCTGTTTATACCATTTCTGCGGGTTCAGGTTTTTCTGAGGGGTCAAATAATTCTCAATTTGCACGTTTAAAAACGTCAATTGGTAATGCAGCTGGAGCTACAAAAGAAACTGCAGGTGTTACTACTTTAAAAGGAGCTATGGCTGTTATGGATATAGCACAAACTGCTATAACAAATCTTGATCAAATTAGAGCTGATATAGGTTCAGTGCAAAATCAACTTCAAGTTACTATAAACAATATCACAGTAACTCAAGTCAATGTTAAATCAGCTGAATCTCAAATCAGAGATGTAGACTTTGCAAGTGAGAGTGCGAACTACTCTAAGGCAAATATCCTAGCCCAAAGTGGATCTTATGCTATGGCTCAGGCAAATGCTAGTCAACAAAATGTGTTAAGATTATTGCAATAA
- a CDS encoding flagellin A: MGFRINTNIGALNAHANSSVNAIELDKSLSRLSSGLRINSAADDASGMAIADSLRSQASTLGQAISNGNDALGILQTADKAMDEQLKILDTIKTKATQAAQDGQSLKTRTMLQADINRLMEQLDNIANTTAFNGKQLLSGGFINQEFQVGSSSNQTIKATIGATQSSKIGVTRFETGSQSTTSGVVGLVIKNYNGVDDFKFDSVIISTSVGTGLGALAEEINRNADKTGVRATYDVRTIGAYAVKEGATSQNFSINGVTIGQINYKEGDSNGQLVSAINSVKDTTGVEASRDENGKLVLTSRDGRGIKIDGSIGAGAGILHKENYGRLSLVKNDGRDISISGTTLSAIGMGATDIISQSSVSLRESKGQIDANVADAMGFNAFRGGGKQIMIGYSSLSSYMSSEGSGFSAGSGFSEGSGKDMSKALESGAVFYSSISTATEVFNVSQGSGFSGGSGNSQFATLKISTDNKAGVVKETAGVTTLKGAMAVMDIAQTAITNLDQIRADIGSVQNQLQVTINNITVTQVNVKSAESQIRDVDFASESANFSKHNILAQSGSYAMAQANAVQQNVLKLLQ, encoded by the coding sequence ATGGGATTTAGGATAAATACAAATATAGGTGCATTAAATGCGCATGCAAATTCAAGTGTGAATGCTATAGAGCTTGATAAGTCTTTAAGCAGACTAAGTTCAGGTCTTAGAATCAACTCAGCAGCAGACGATGCTTCTGGTATGGCTATAGCAGATTCTTTGCGTTCTCAAGCTTCTACTTTAGGTCAAGCTATATCTAATGGTAATGATGCTTTAGGTATACTACAAACTGCAGATAAGGCTATGGATGAACAGCTTAAAATTTTAGATACTATTAAAACTAAAGCAACTCAAGCAGCTCAAGATGGTCAAAGTTTAAAAACAAGAACCATGCTTCAAGCAGATATTAACCGTCTTATGGAACAACTTGATAATATCGCTAATACTACAGCATTTAATGGTAAGCAATTATTAAGTGGTGGTTTTATCAATCAAGAATTTCAAGTTGGTTCAAGTTCAAATCAAACCATAAAAGCTACCATAGGGGCAACCCAGTCTTCTAAAATAGGTGTGACAAGATTTGAAACAGGTTCACAAAGTACTACTTCAGGAGTAGTAGGACTTGTGATTAAAAATTATAATGGTGTAGATGATTTTAAATTTGATAGTGTCATCATTTCAACTTCTGTTGGAACAGGACTTGGAGCTTTAGCTGAAGAGATTAATAGAAATGCTGATAAAACAGGAGTAAGAGCTACTTATGATGTAAGGACTATAGGAGCTTATGCGGTTAAAGAAGGGGCTACGTCTCAAAATTTTTCTATTAACGGAGTGACTATAGGGCAAATTAATTACAAAGAAGGTGATAGCAATGGTCAACTAGTCTCAGCTATTAACTCAGTTAAAGATACCACAGGAGTAGAAGCTTCCAGAGATGAAAATGGAAAATTGGTTCTTACTTCAAGAGATGGTAGAGGTATTAAGATCGATGGAAGTATTGGCGCTGGAGCTGGTATTTTGCATAAGGAAAATTATGGAAGATTGTCTTTAGTAAAAAATGATGGTAGGGACATTAGTATAAGTGGAACTACTCTTTCAGCTATAGGTATGGGGGCAACTGATATTATTTCTCAATCTTCAGTATCTTTACGAGAATCAAAAGGTCAAATTGATGCTAATGTTGCGGATGCTATGGGATTTAATGCTTTTAGAGGTGGAGGAAAACAAATTATGATAGGCTACTCTTCACTTTCTTCGTATATGAGTTCTGAAGGTAGTGGTTTTTCTGCTGGTTCAGGCTTTTCTGAAGGTAGTGGTAAAGATATGTCAAAAGCTTTAGAGTCTGGAGCTGTATTTTATTCATCAATATCTACTGCCACTGAAGTATTTAATGTTTCTCAAGGTAGTGGTTTTTCTGGGGGATCAGGTAACTCTCAATTTGCTACTTTAAAAATTTCAACAGACAATAAAGCAGGTGTTGTAAAAGAAACTGCAGGTGTTACTACTTTAAAAGGAGCTATGGCTGTTATGGATATAGCACAAACTGCTATAACAAATCTTGATCAAATTAGAGCTGATATAGGTTCAGTGCAAAATCAACTTCAAGTTACTATAAATAATATCACAGTAACTCAAGTCAATGTTAAATCAGCTGAATCTCAAATCAGAGATGTAGACTTTGCAAGTGAGAGTGCAAATTTTTCAAAACATAATATCCTAGCCCAAAGTGGATCTTATGCTATGGCTCAGGCAAATGCTGTACAACAAAATGTGTTAAAACTTTTACAATAA
- a CDS encoding motility associated factor glycosyltransferase family protein, whose amino-acid sequence MQNEIFKKNLKAMSNKEYDGIKEKLNKIKELREFYYTFGEDKLDINIVKKRNLKTIYKNPLSELEEKIEFLKDYVRYPALFFYGLGNGILYQFLLQNKNHKRIVVFEKEIEIIFISLNLLDFSEALRKGRFILIYTPEMTYTKADTIFSLSSINRFFKTYALHTHCNFYKNYEEDMLKINTLNSKAMKNISLRRGNDPKDAMQGIEQFVQNLPKMINHPSYQTLLKKRKNTKDENFAIIVSTGPSLEKQLATLKQYTNKATIFCADSAYPILAKHNIKPDYVCMLERDHFTAECFNNDFKEFDKDITFICTSLTHKNTISYLEKNKRSYILVTRPLPFASSINLNEFGYMGGGMSVAHMNYELAINLNFKNIILIGQDLAYSKDGLSHSKGFLHEKFHDGHYQRDFDKYTTIAYGGKGIVQSSEVWTLFREIFENFITSNNKNGIKTYNCTQGGARIEGAIEKPFKETCENLAKKAKKKPNVKITKLAKKQRIELMLQSYNILKKQIILSESFIKTCKKIKNQLKNLKRGKQKLSLDDINKNLDKLKTKLELKRYAFLHEILGPTLYHEENILASLYVKNINNESEKQNKLFAWLYAHESLVESIFELISIQNQKIKIAIMPLQDELEKRKLI is encoded by the coding sequence ATGCAAAATGAAATTTTTAAAAAAAATCTAAAAGCCATGAGTAATAAAGAATATGATGGAATCAAAGAAAAATTAAATAAGATAAAAGAACTTAGAGAGTTTTATTATACTTTCGGAGAAGATAAGCTTGACATTAACATTGTTAAAAAAAGAAATTTAAAAACCATATATAAAAATCCTTTAAGCGAACTAGAAGAAAAAATAGAATTCTTAAAAGATTATGTTAGATACCCAGCTTTATTTTTTTATGGACTAGGTAATGGAATTTTATATCAATTTTTACTTCAAAATAAAAATCACAAAAGAATAGTTGTCTTTGAAAAAGAAATAGAAATCATATTTATAAGTTTAAATTTACTAGATTTTAGCGAAGCGCTACGCAAAGGAAGATTTATCTTAATCTATACTCCTGAAATGACATATACAAAAGCAGATACGATTTTTTCTTTAAGCTCAATCAACAGATTTTTTAAAACTTATGCTTTACATACACATTGCAATTTTTACAAAAACTACGAAGAAGATATGTTAAAAATAAATACCTTAAACTCTAAAGCTATGAAAAATATAAGTCTAAGAAGAGGAAATGATCCAAAAGATGCTATGCAAGGCATAGAACAATTTGTTCAAAACTTGCCAAAAATGATCAATCATCCAAGCTATCAAACCTTACTTAAAAAAAGAAAAAATACCAAAGATGAAAATTTTGCCATAATAGTATCAACGGGTCCAAGCCTTGAAAAACAACTAGCCACTTTAAAACAGTATACAAACAAAGCAACGATATTTTGTGCTGATAGTGCTTATCCTATACTAGCAAAACATAATATCAAGCCTGATTATGTTTGTATGCTAGAAAGAGATCATTTTACAGCAGAATGTTTTAACAACGACTTTAAAGAATTTGATAAAGATATCACATTTATTTGCACCTCACTTACACATAAAAATACTATTTCTTATCTTGAAAAAAACAAAAGATCATACATCTTAGTTACTAGACCTCTACCTTTTGCAAGTTCTATAAATTTAAATGAATTTGGCTATATGGGAGGAGGAATGAGTGTAGCTCATATGAACTATGAATTAGCCATCAATCTAAACTTTAAAAATATTATTTTAATAGGTCAAGATCTAGCCTATAGTAAAGATGGTCTTTCCCATTCTAAAGGATTTTTGCACGAAAAATTTCATGATGGGCACTATCAAAGAGACTTTGATAAATACACTACTATAGCCTATGGTGGAAAAGGCATAGTTCAAAGCTCTGAAGTTTGGACCTTATTTAGAGAAATATTTGAAAACTTTATCACTTCAAATAATAAAAATGGCATAAAAACTTATAATTGCACCCAAGGAGGAGCTAGAATAGAAGGAGCTATAGAAAAACCTTTTAAAGAAACATGTGAAAATTTAGCTAAAAAAGCAAAGAAAAAACCTAATGTAAAAATTACAAAATTAGCTAAAAAACAAAGAATTGAACTTATGCTACAAAGCTATAATATACTTAAAAAACAAATCATTTTAAGCGAAAGTTTTATCAAAACATGTAAAAAAATCAAAAATCAACTCAAAAATTTAAAAAGAGGAAAACAAAAACTAAGTTTAGATGATATCAATAAAAATTTAGATAAATTAAAAACCAAACTAGAACTTAAACGTTATGCATTTTTACATGAAATTTTAGGACCCACTTTATACCATGAAGAAAATATTTTAGCTAGTTTATATGTAAAAAATATTAACAATGAAAGCGAAAAACAAAATAAACTTTTTGCCTGGCTTTATGCACATGAATCTTTGGTTGAAAGCATTTTTGAACTCATAAGCATTCAAAATCAAAAAATAAAAATAGCCATCATGCCCTTACAAGATGAACTAGAAAAAAGAAAATTAATCTAA
- a CDS encoding motility associated factor glycosyltransferase family protein — MQFNPSQKKLFDKNLNALNNTLLKKSLKQIQKSKFELILGKDNLDINLKNTKDNTLLYENTLNELNTMLNLYNDKYLLYPVLYFYGFGNGILFKALLQNKNHQHIVVFEKDMEIVWMMFHLIDFSQEFCKNKLILCNINSLSFEDYHDLCSSNPFFQFARVYFLELTSNYYEKFQKDILDLNNKLAKAFKNAILRNGNDSKDILQGMEQFIYNLPVMLTHTPYQNLLKQRAKLSKTAIIVSTGPSLTKQLPLLKQYANKATIIAADSSYPILAKHDIKPDYVLSLERILLTSEFFNNNFGDFDKDILFITTHLTHPQTIKNLKSNNRTFMLAYRGSQFIQYLNIKDFGILSEGHSVANVAYGLAVFLQHRNIIFIGQDLAYAKTGLSHSQDYQNLDKHQGHYERDFGHFRILAYGGKGYVESSFYWTLFKYYLEKRIHKTNHLKLCSTYNCTQGGARIEGAIEKPFKEVCETLLTKELKKTFIKVQSLSKDKQNEFLLKCYFKIYKSIAHCKSFKEKILNSYHHFQETFSKLNLTSNLQEAKEILNYLIQEIDKIKLELEDEKKMLDLYEILTPLLMQFELNLARIYVLHAKTSKEAYDKSFLWVKEHIEFFQMIYTHIKAQEKALIDNICPLEDELKKRKLEKWKRRIKNAK; from the coding sequence ATGCAATTTAACCCTAGTCAAAAAAAACTTTTTGATAAAAATCTCAATGCCTTAAACAATACACTTTTAAAAAAAAGTTTAAAACAAATTCAAAAAAGCAAATTTGAACTGATTTTAGGAAAAGATAATCTAGATATCAATTTAAAAAATACAAAAGATAATACCCTTCTTTATGAAAACACTTTAAATGAACTAAACACCATGCTTAATCTTTATAATGATAAATACTTACTCTATCCTGTATTGTATTTTTATGGTTTTGGAAATGGCATTTTATTTAAAGCCTTACTTCAAAACAAAAATCACCAACATATAGTAGTTTTTGAAAAAGATATGGAAATTGTTTGGATGATGTTTCATCTTATAGATTTCTCACAAGAATTTTGCAAAAATAAACTTATACTGTGCAATATAAACTCTCTTAGCTTTGAAGACTATCATGATTTATGCTCATCTAATCCATTTTTTCAATTTGCTAGAGTTTATTTTTTAGAACTTACAAGCAATTATTATGAAAAATTTCAAAAAGATATCTTAGATCTTAACAACAAACTTGCAAAAGCATTTAAAAATGCTATTCTTAGAAATGGCAATGATTCTAAAGATATCTTACAAGGCATGGAACAATTTATTTATAATCTTCCAGTTATGTTAACTCATACACCCTATCAAAATTTACTCAAACAAAGAGCAAAGCTTAGTAAAACAGCCATCATAGTTTCTACAGGACCAAGTCTTACTAAACAACTTCCTTTGTTAAAACAATATGCCAATAAAGCAACCATTATAGCAGCTGATTCTTCATATCCTATACTGGCTAAACATGATATCAAACCTGATTATGTTTTATCTTTAGAACGTATTCTTTTAACTTCAGAATTTTTTAATAATAATTTTGGAGATTTTGATAAAGATATTTTATTTATTACAACCCATTTAACTCATCCTCAAACCATAAAAAACTTAAAAAGCAATAATAGAACTTTTATGTTAGCTTACAGAGGATCTCAATTTATACAATACTTAAATATTAAAGATTTTGGAATATTATCTGAAGGTCATAGTGTAGCTAATGTAGCTTATGGTCTTGCTGTCTTTTTACAACATAGAAACATTATTTTTATAGGTCAAGATTTAGCTTATGCAAAAACAGGACTATCTCATTCACAAGATTATCAAAATCTTGATAAACACCAAGGACATTATGAAAGAGATTTTGGACATTTTAGAATACTTGCTTATGGAGGAAAAGGGTACGTAGAAAGCTCTTTTTACTGGACTTTATTTAAATACTATTTAGAAAAAAGAATTCATAAAACAAACCATCTTAAACTTTGTTCTACTTATAATTGTACCCAAGGAGGGGCTAGGATAGAAGGAGCTATAGAAAAACCTTTTAAAGAAGTATGTGAAACATTACTTACAAAAGAATTAAAAAAAACCTTTATAAAAGTCCAATCATTAAGCAAAGATAAGCAAAATGAATTTTTATTAAAATGTTATTTTAAAATCTATAAAAGCATTGCTCATTGTAAATCTTTTAAAGAAAAAATTCTAAACTCTTATCATCATTTTCAAGAAACTTTTTCTAAGCTTAATCTCACATCTAATTTACAAGAAGCTAAGGAAATATTAAATTATCTTATACAAGAAATAGATAAAATCAAATTAGAACTTGAAGATGAAAAAAAGATGCTAGATTTATATGAAATTTTAACCCCTCTTTTAATGCAATTTGAACTTAATCTAGCAAGAATCTATGTCTTACATGCAAAAACATCAAAAGAAGCTTATGATAAATCTTTTTTATGGGTAAAAGAACATATTGAATTTTTTCAAATGATTTATACACACATCAAAGCTCAAGAAAAAGCTCTTATAGATAATATCTGCCCTCTTGAAGATGAGCTTAAAAAAAGAAAGTTAGAAAAATGGAAAAGGAGAATAAAAAATGCAAAATGA
- a CDS encoding motility associated factor glycosyltransferase family protein codes for MNQELFLKNTQALFEVDQILAYKLRSLEKINFKILENENGINFIKDELLLYENPKQELLENLNLFKDKYDKYPVLFFYGFGNGLFYKTLCKNKNHKHIIVFEDELEILALAFHLIDFTQELKHEKLILFYTPSLSTAQLNTLFMYKDIQKSVKIFNLFIHNNFYLKFYSPQIQELNQKLIENIQFIVLAKGNDPYDSITGIKHMLNNIPKLLNHAVFQDFLKNKKGKIKNAIIVSTGPSLTKQLPLLKEYASKASIFCADSAYPILVKHNIKPDYVCMLERDDIVSKCFDNDFKEFDKGILFILASVVHKEVIEFLERNDREYMLVHRPLHFAASLNLKEFGYIGVGASVANMIYELAAALRHENIIFIGQDLAYAKDGSSHPKEHIYGNQGEKLQGEVYTTAYGGEGKVRTQLTWNLFRQAFEKDIFWVKEKLHINTYNCTQGGARIEGAIEKPFKEVCETLLHQDLSKPFKPPKALASHEIKNKLSQTQKLLYKNVKQSELFIKKCQNELKKLDYELNKSELNFKSLEKIKKNLFQFFIEFKKIKLFNELTQAIHYHNECEILRYEVLNDLEQKDKIKDFLTNQKKWWLQGLGYLDTQNKIIEENLKKWQM; via the coding sequence GTGAATCAAGAGCTTTTTTTAAAAAACACTCAAGCCTTATTTGAAGTAGATCAAATTTTAGCTTATAAATTGCGTAGTTTAGAAAAAATAAACTTTAAAATACTAGAAAATGAAAATGGTATAAATTTTATAAAAGATGAACTTTTACTTTATGAAAATCCCAAACAAGAACTTTTAGAAAATTTAAACTTATTTAAAGATAAATATGATAAATATCCTGTATTATTTTTTTATGGTTTTGGCAATGGGCTTTTTTATAAAACTTTATGTAAAAATAAAAACCATAAACACATTATCGTTTTTGAAGATGAACTTGAGATCTTAGCTCTTGCTTTTCATCTTATTGATTTCACCCAAGAATTAAAACATGAAAAATTAATACTTTTTTATACACCTAGTCTTAGCACCGCTCAACTTAACACACTTTTTATGTATAAAGATATACAAAAAAGTGTTAAAATCTTTAATCTTTTTATCCATAATAATTTTTACCTTAAATTTTACTCTCCTCAAATACAAGAACTTAATCAAAAATTAATTGAAAATATTCAATTTATTGTTTTAGCTAAAGGAAATGATCCTTATGATTCTATCACAGGAATCAAACACATGTTAAATAACATCCCTAAACTTTTAAATCACGCGGTTTTTCAAGATTTTTTAAAAAACAAAAAGGGAAAAATCAAAAACGCTATCATAGTCTCAACAGGACCAAGCCTTACTAAACAACTTCCTTTATTAAAAGAATACGCTAGTAAAGCAAGTATATTTTGTGCTGATAGTGCTTATCCTATACTAGTAAAACATAATATCAAGCCTGATTATGTTTGTATGTTAGAAAGAGATGATATTGTTTCTAAATGTTTTGATAATGATTTTAAAGAATTTGATAAAGGCATTTTATTTATCCTAGCTTCAGTGGTTCATAAAGAAGTGATTGAATTTTTAGAAAGAAATGATAGAGAGTATATGCTAGTTCATCGTCCTTTACACTTTGCTGCTTCATTAAATCTTAAAGAATTTGGTTATATTGGGGTTGGTGCTAGCGTTGCAAATATGATCTATGAATTAGCTGCAGCTTTAAGACATGAAAATATTATTTTCATAGGACAAGATTTAGCTTATGCAAAAGATGGAAGTTCTCATCCAAAAGAACATATATATGGCAATCAAGGAGAAAAACTTCAAGGAGAAGTTTATACTACAGCTTATGGGGGAGAAGGTAAGGTTAGAACTCAACTTACTTGGAATTTATTTAGACAAGCTTTTGAAAAAGATATCTTTTGGGTTAAAGAAAAATTACACATTAATACTTATAATTGCACCCAAGGAGGAGCTAGGATAGAAGGAGCTATAGAAAAACCTTTTAAAGAAGTATGTGAAACATTACTTCATCAAGATTTAAGCAAACCTTTTAAACCACCTAAAGCTTTAGCAAGTCATGAAATTAAAAATAAATTATCACAAACACAAAAACTCCTTTATAAAAATGTCAAACAAAGTGAACTATTTATAAAAAAATGTCAAAACGAACTTAAAAAACTAGACTATGAGCTAAATAAATCTGAACTTAATTTCAAATCTTTAGAAAAAATCAAAAAAAATCTTTTTCAATTTTTTATTGAATTTAAAAAAATAAAACTTTTTAATGAACTTACTCAAGCTATACATTATCATAATGAGTGTGAAATTTTACGTTATGAGGTTTTAAACGATTTAGAACAAAAAGACAAAATAAAAGATTTTTTAACAAATCAAAAAAAATGGTGGTTACAAGGGCTTGGATATTTAGATACTCAAAACAAAATCATTGAAGAAAATTTAAAAAAATGGCAAATGTGA
- the pseI gene encoding pseudaminic acid synthase, giving the protein MQIGNFNTNKKVFIIAELSANHSGSLDLALKSIKAAKQAGADAIKIQTYTPDSLTLNSDKEDFIIKGGLWDKRKLYELYDNAKTPYEWHSQIFETAQNEGILCFSSPFAKKDVEFLKRFDPIAYKIASFEVNDEDFIRYVAKENKTTLISTGIATQEELSRVCEIFKEENNPNLIFLKCTSAYPADLSDMNLKSIISLKEKFKVEVGLSDHSFGFLAPIIAVSLGAKIIEKHFIIDKSIKSEDREFSLDFKEFKSMVDAIRQTEKALGDDRLILDEKSLKNRVFARSLYASKDIKKGEVFSQHNVKSVRPSFGLHPKFYQELLGKKATKDIEFAQALKESDFK; this is encoded by the coding sequence ATGCAAATAGGAAATTTTAATACCAACAAAAAAGTTTTCATCATCGCTGAACTTAGTGCTAATCACTCAGGCAGTCTTGACTTAGCTCTTAAAAGCATAAAAGCAGCCAAACAAGCAGGAGCAGATGCTATAAAAATCCAAACTTATACCCCAGATAGCCTAACTCTTAATAGCGACAAAGAAGATTTTATCATCAAAGGTGGACTTTGGGATAAACGTAAACTTTATGAACTTTATGATAATGCTAAAACCCCTTATGAGTGGCATTCTCAAATCTTTGAAACCGCACAAAATGAAGGAATTTTATGTTTTTCTAGTCCCTTTGCAAAAAAAGATGTAGAATTTTTAAAACGTTTTGATCCTATTGCTTATAAGATCGCTTCTTTTGAGGTTAATGATGAAGATTTCATACGCTATGTTGCCAAAGAAAATAAAACCACTTTAATTTCAACAGGCATAGCCACCCAAGAAGAACTAAGTAGAGTGTGTGAAATTTTCAAAGAAGAAAATAATCCTAATCTCATCTTTTTAAAATGCACTTCAGCCTATCCTGCAGATCTTAGCGATATGAATTTAAAAAGCATAATAAGCCTAAAAGAAAAATTTAAAGTTGAAGTAGGATTAAGTGATCATAGTTTTGGTTTTTTAGCCCCCATTATAGCAGTAAGCTTAGGAGCTAAAATCATAGAAAAACATTTTATTATCGATAAAAGCATAAAAAGTGAAGATAGGGAATTTAGCCTTGATTTTAAGGAGTTTAAAAGCATGGTAGATGCGATCAGACAAACTGAAAAAGCTTTGGGTGATGATAGACTGATCTTAGATGAAAAAAGTCTTAAAAACCGTGTTTTTGCTAGAAGTTTATATGCAAGTAAAGATATTAAAAAAGGAGAAGTTTTTAGCCAACACAATGTAAAATCTGTACGTCCTTCTTTTGGACTTCATCCTAAATTTTATCAAGAGCTTTTAGGTAAAAAAGCTACTAAAGATATAGAATTTGCCCAAGCTTTAAAAGAAAGTGATTTTAAGTGA